One region of Ahniella affigens genomic DNA includes:
- a CDS encoding alpha/beta fold hydrolase, with protein MNPRKPWWRWPALLLGLGLLGLISIYWFRPGWLLDADFARQRWQAGLSRAELDVGVQHWVYVEGGQGDPVLLVHGLAGSKENWYPTARLLSPNYHLLIPDLPGFGESPDAADGHYQVDAQVERLHAFVTAKGWTRFHLAGHSMGGHIAGLYAAKYPESVRSLSLVNAAGVPFPRNAFQAELEQGGNPFAATDLQSLDRFLAMAFAKPPFAPARVRAAYAERIAARAPLWRGVLRQLITEDQRYRLQTELPNIKAPTLVLWCDQDALLDVLSTEVFRAEMPTATINVLKGCGHMTPMEAPTDTAAAMRAIFATAAP; from the coding sequence ATGAACCCCCGCAAACCCTGGTGGCGCTGGCCGGCCTTGCTGCTCGGCCTGGGCCTGCTTGGCCTGATCAGCATCTATTGGTTCCGACCGGGCTGGCTGCTCGATGCCGACTTTGCACGCCAGCGCTGGCAAGCCGGTTTGAGCCGCGCCGAACTGGATGTCGGCGTACAGCATTGGGTCTATGTCGAAGGTGGGCAGGGTGATCCGGTGCTCCTCGTGCATGGTCTCGCGGGCTCAAAAGAGAACTGGTATCCGACGGCGCGCTTGTTGAGCCCGAACTACCATCTGCTGATCCCCGATCTACCCGGATTCGGCGAGAGCCCGGATGCCGCCGATGGGCACTATCAAGTCGATGCTCAAGTCGAGCGGTTGCATGCGTTCGTCACGGCGAAAGGCTGGACGCGCTTCCATCTCGCTGGTCACTCGATGGGCGGGCATATTGCCGGACTGTACGCGGCCAAGTATCCCGAATCCGTGCGCTCGCTGAGTCTGGTCAACGCCGCGGGCGTACCGTTTCCGCGCAATGCGTTTCAGGCGGAGTTGGAGCAGGGAGGCAATCCGTTTGCGGCGACCGATCTGCAGAGTCTGGATCGCTTCCTTGCGATGGCCTTTGCGAAGCCGCCGTTCGCGCCAGCGCGGGTGCGTGCCGCCTATGCCGAACGCATCGCCGCACGTGCGCCACTTTGGCGGGGCGTGCTTCGGCAGCTGATCACCGAAGATCAGCGCTATCGTCTGCAGACGGAGCTGCCCAACATCAAAGCGCCAACCTTGGTGCTTTGGTGTGATCAGGATGCCTTGCTCGATGTCCTGTCCACCGAAGTCTTCCGCGCCGAAATGCCGACCGCGACGATCAACGTTCTGAAAGGCTGCGGCCATATGACGCCGATGGAAGCGCCGACCGACACTGCTGCAGCGATGCGGGCTATCTTCGCGACGGCAGCGCCATGA
- a CDS encoding aminotransferase class V-fold PLP-dependent enzyme, with amino-acid sequence MSSWSDAEVTALRAQFPQLARLIHGKPLVYFDNANTAQTPERVVAAMDRYYRDFNANVARAVHTLGSEATEHYEAARDVIAGFLNAQRREEIVFTSGTTAAINLVAYSFLAPKLQPGDEILVSQMEHHANIVPWQLIAERAGAKVVPVPINQAGELLLPELAALINPRTRLIGITHVSNALGTINPVAEIVALAKTAGVPVLVDGSQAVPHLAVDVQALDADFYVFTGHKLFGPTGTGVLYAKTAHLEAMPPFFGGGEMIRTVSFSGTTFADPPHRFEAGTPNIAGFIGLAEAVRFVQELGIDRIAARESMLCELALVRFQDIPGFRLIGQAKHRAPVFSFVIDGVHAHDVATLLDFEGVAVRSGHHCAHPLMQFYGVPATARASLAFYNTEAEITQFVAAVKKVRERLL; translated from the coding sequence ATGAGCAGTTGGTCCGACGCCGAGGTCACCGCGCTGCGCGCGCAGTTCCCGCAACTCGCGCGCCTGATTCACGGCAAGCCTTTGGTCTACTTCGACAACGCGAACACAGCGCAGACGCCAGAGCGTGTCGTCGCAGCGATGGATCGCTACTACCGCGACTTCAACGCCAATGTGGCACGCGCGGTGCACACGCTCGGTTCGGAAGCAACGGAGCACTATGAAGCCGCGCGCGATGTGATCGCGGGCTTTCTCAATGCCCAGCGCCGCGAAGAAATCGTCTTCACGAGTGGCACGACGGCCGCGATCAATCTCGTTGCCTACAGCTTCTTGGCGCCCAAACTGCAGCCGGGCGATGAGATTCTCGTCAGCCAAATGGAGCATCACGCCAACATTGTGCCGTGGCAGCTCATCGCCGAACGCGCGGGCGCAAAGGTGGTCCCGGTGCCAATCAACCAGGCGGGCGAGTTGCTGCTCCCGGAACTGGCGGCACTGATCAACCCGCGCACGCGGCTGATTGGCATTACCCATGTGTCCAATGCGTTGGGCACCATCAACCCCGTTGCCGAAATTGTCGCACTCGCCAAAACCGCTGGCGTGCCCGTGCTCGTGGATGGGTCCCAAGCAGTCCCACATCTGGCTGTCGACGTGCAGGCGCTCGATGCCGATTTCTACGTGTTCACAGGTCACAAACTGTTCGGCCCGACCGGTACCGGCGTCTTGTACGCGAAGACCGCGCATCTCGAAGCAATGCCGCCGTTTTTTGGCGGCGGCGAAATGATCCGCACGGTGAGTTTCTCCGGCACCACCTTTGCCGACCCGCCGCACCGCTTCGAGGCTGGCACGCCAAACATCGCTGGCTTCATCGGTCTGGCCGAGGCGGTGCGCTTTGTGCAGGAACTCGGCATCGACCGCATTGCCGCGCGCGAATCGATGCTGTGCGAATTGGCGTTGGTGCGCTTCCAGGACATCCCAGGCTTCCGATTGATCGGCCAGGCCAAACACCGCGCGCCCGTGTTCTCCTTTGTGATTGATGGCGTGCACGCGCATGATGTTGCGACCTTGCTCGACTTCGAGGGTGTCGCCGTGCGCTCTGGCCATCACTGCGCGCATCCGCTGATGCAGTTCTACGGCGTGCCAGCCACCGCCCGGGCCTCGCTGGCGTTCTACAACACCGAAGCCGAAATCACACAGTTTGTTGCGGCGGTGAAGAAGGTGCGCGAGCGGTTGCTGTAG
- a CDS encoding SufB/SufD family protein, producing MSDLLTAMLSQVGEAGDVARSAARAKLRAKGLPTNRDERWRYTPLRSLLARALASNASEHEAEFELPEWLDDELADLAPDVLYIDGQLAELSDDEDADAADGFEDEGLFEDDLPELAAEISADAHWTPYTQLHADYLDDGFELANMAMNDGGTLWVAEPGDGEPTEEVLRIAYANTATNQGWRHLRHRIRVGKGQSLLLIEEFLSDPASNQGLNLGHEIELEAGARLNWVRVGDIGDHNHLLGFARLRVGAGATLGLYEINRGAGVYRQFTQVDLAGPKAHCHAAAVIDLDGRRHADVQWQIDHRARDTSANLVARGLARGRSKLAVAGSLMVHAGADGTDTRFSSKNLLLSEHAEVNTKPVLEIDADEVKAAHGATVGQLDERALFYLRARGLPLAEAQQMLTHAFAFEAFADLRDAELKQQLQAVLEEQLGVAP from the coding sequence ATGAGTGATCTCCTGACCGCGATGCTGAGCCAAGTAGGCGAGGCCGGCGATGTCGCCCGATCTGCCGCACGCGCCAAACTGCGCGCCAAGGGTCTGCCCACAAATCGCGACGAGCGCTGGCGCTACACGCCCCTCCGCAGCCTGTTGGCACGCGCTCTGGCCAGCAACGCATCGGAACATGAGGCCGAATTCGAACTGCCCGAATGGCTGGACGACGAACTCGCAGACCTCGCGCCCGACGTGCTGTACATCGATGGTCAGTTGGCCGAACTCAGTGACGATGAGGATGCGGACGCGGCCGACGGATTCGAGGACGAGGGCCTGTTCGAGGACGATCTGCCTGAATTGGCCGCCGAGATCAGCGCGGACGCACACTGGACGCCCTACACCCAACTCCACGCCGACTACCTGGACGATGGGTTCGAATTGGCCAACATGGCCATGAATGACGGCGGCACACTGTGGGTGGCGGAACCAGGTGACGGCGAACCGACCGAAGAAGTACTTCGCATTGCCTATGCCAACACCGCGACGAACCAAGGCTGGCGGCATCTGCGCCATCGCATTCGCGTGGGCAAGGGTCAGTCCCTGTTGCTGATCGAGGAATTCCTAAGCGACCCAGCCAGCAATCAAGGCCTCAACCTGGGACACGAAATTGAACTGGAAGCGGGCGCCCGCCTGAACTGGGTCCGTGTTGGCGACATCGGTGACCACAACCACCTGCTCGGCTTTGCCCGCCTGCGTGTTGGCGCCGGTGCGACGCTCGGCCTGTACGAAATTAATCGCGGGGCCGGCGTGTATCGGCAGTTTACCCAGGTCGACCTGGCCGGCCCGAAGGCTCATTGCCACGCTGCCGCCGTGATCGATCTGGACGGCCGCCGGCATGCCGACGTGCAATGGCAGATTGATCATCGCGCCCGCGACACCAGCGCGAATCTCGTTGCTCGGGGCCTCGCACGTGGGCGCAGCAAGCTCGCCGTAGCCGGCAGCCTGATGGTGCATGCCGGCGCCGATGGCACCGACACGCGCTTCAGCAGCAAGAACCTGCTGCTGTCCGAGCATGCCGAAGTGAATACCAAGCCGGTGCTCGAAATTGACGCCGACGAGGTCAAAGCCGCACACGGCGCGACGGTGGGGCAACTTGATGAACGCGCGCTGTTTTATCTTCGCGCCCGCGGCCTGCCGCTCGCTGAAGCGCAGCAAATGCTGACGCACGCATTCGCCTTCGAGGCGTTTGCAGACCTGCGCGATGCCGAACTGAAGCAGCAGTTGCAGGCGGTGCTCGAAGAACAACTCGGAGTGGCACCATGA
- the sufC gene encoding Fe-S cluster assembly ATPase SufC translates to MLTIENLHVRVAGKDILKGLNLQVNRGEVHAIMGPNGAGKSTLGYVLAGRDGYEITQGRVLFEGQDLTTLEPEARAAAGVFLAFQYPVEIPGVNNTYFLRAALNAQRKARGEPELDSMNFLKLVREKLKVLHLKDELLNRAVNEGFSGGEKKRNEIFQMALLEPRLGILDETDSGLDIDALKMVAEGVNALRSTTRSFVVITHYQRLLDYIVPDVVHVLADGRIVQSGDKDLALKLEEQGYAWIKERRLEGGAVSAS, encoded by the coding sequence ATGTTGACGATCGAAAACCTGCATGTCCGCGTGGCGGGCAAAGACATCCTGAAAGGCCTGAACCTGCAGGTGAACCGCGGCGAAGTGCACGCCATCATGGGCCCGAACGGCGCCGGAAAATCAACGCTCGGCTATGTGCTGGCTGGCCGCGACGGCTACGAGATCACCCAAGGCCGAGTCCTGTTCGAAGGCCAGGATCTGACAACGCTCGAACCCGAAGCGCGGGCTGCCGCGGGCGTCTTTCTGGCCTTTCAGTATCCGGTCGAGATTCCGGGCGTGAACAACACCTATTTTCTGCGCGCCGCATTGAATGCCCAGCGCAAGGCTCGTGGTGAGCCAGAGCTCGATTCGATGAATTTTCTGAAACTGGTGCGCGAGAAGCTCAAGGTGTTGCACCTGAAGGATGAACTCTTGAACCGCGCGGTGAATGAAGGCTTCTCGGGCGGCGAGAAAAAGCGCAACGAGATCTTTCAGATGGCGCTGCTTGAACCGAGACTCGGCATTCTGGATGAGACCGACTCCGGGCTCGATATCGATGCGCTGAAAATGGTCGCCGAAGGTGTCAACGCACTTCGTTCGACCACGCGCTCGTTCGTCGTGATCACGCACTACCAGCGTCTGCTCGACTACATCGTGCCCGACGTCGTGCATGTGCTGGCCGATGGGCGCATCGTGCAATCCGGCGACAAGGATCTTGCGCTGAAGCTGGAAGAGCAGGGCTATGCCTGGATCAAGGAGCGTCGGCTGGAAGGCGGCGCGGTGTCGGCGTCATGA
- a CDS encoding DUF3703 domain-containing protein, translating into MSMPLALRDAYLAELNAAESDWFAGQHQSSFAHLERAHILSQKHTLAHTYVHWQMLRFGWAKRDWREILGQLLRLPAALTKSRFWVPMGNTGGANVSAIKPMPVPEDLRAILGDAQP; encoded by the coding sequence ATGAGCATGCCCCTGGCCTTACGTGACGCCTATCTCGCCGAACTGAACGCCGCCGAATCAGACTGGTTCGCGGGCCAGCACCAGTCGTCTTTCGCGCACCTAGAGCGCGCCCATATTCTGAGCCAGAAGCACACGCTTGCACACACGTACGTGCACTGGCAGATGCTGCGCTTTGGTTGGGCCAAGCGCGACTGGCGGGAGATCCTCGGTCAGCTCCTGCGTCTGCCCGCAGCGTTGACGAAATCCCGATTCTGGGTGCCCATGGGCAACACCGGCGGCGCAAATGTCAGCGCGATCAAGCCCATGCCCGTCCCTGAAGACCTGCGCGCCATCCTCGGCGACGCGCAACCCTAA
- the sufB gene encoding Fe-S cluster assembly protein SufB: MNTSVEELIGNRRYDAGFSTDIDTEVMPKGLSEDVVRAISSKKGEPEWLTDWRLAAFRHWQTMSPPNWAKLKVPAIDFQAISYYAAPKKKFKSLDEVDPKLLETYDKLGVPLHERARLAGVAVDAVFDSVSVGTTFKAELAKAGVIFCSFSEAVHEHPELIKQYLGTVVPTSDNYFAALNAAVFSDGSFVFVPKGVRCPMELSTYFRINARDTGQFERTLIICEEGAQVSYLEGCTAPMRDENQLHAAVVELIALTDANIKYSTVQNWYPGDENGVGGIYNFVTKRGECRGARAKISWTQVETGSAITWKYPSCVLRGDDSVGEFYSVALTHHRQQADTGTKMIHLGKNTKSKIISKGISAGHGQNTYRGLVKVEKSAAGARNYTQCDSLLIGKRCGAHTFPYVEVRNPSAIVEHEATTSKISDDQLFYCRARGISEEDAVSLIVDGFCKQVFRELPMEFAVEAKKLLEVSLEGAVG; the protein is encoded by the coding sequence ATGAATACGAGCGTTGAAGAACTAATCGGCAATCGGCGCTACGACGCCGGTTTCAGCACGGACATCGACACCGAGGTCATGCCCAAGGGCCTGAGCGAGGATGTCGTTCGCGCCATCAGCAGCAAGAAGGGCGAGCCCGAATGGCTGACCGACTGGCGCCTCGCCGCCTTTCGTCATTGGCAAACCATGAGCCCGCCAAACTGGGCCAAGCTCAAGGTGCCGGCGATCGATTTTCAAGCGATCAGCTACTACGCCGCGCCCAAGAAGAAATTCAAATCACTGGATGAGGTCGATCCGAAACTGCTGGAAACGTACGACAAGCTGGGCGTGCCGCTGCACGAGCGCGCGCGGCTCGCCGGCGTGGCGGTTGATGCCGTGTTCGATTCCGTGTCGGTCGGTACCACGTTCAAGGCGGAGCTCGCCAAGGCGGGCGTGATCTTCTGCTCGTTCTCTGAAGCGGTGCATGAGCATCCGGAACTGATCAAGCAGTACCTGGGCACCGTGGTGCCCACGAGCGACAACTACTTCGCCGCACTGAACGCCGCGGTCTTTTCGGACGGCAGCTTCGTGTTTGTGCCGAAGGGCGTGCGCTGCCCGATGGAGCTCAGCACGTACTTCCGCATCAATGCGCGCGATACGGGCCAATTCGAGCGCACGCTGATCATTTGCGAAGAAGGCGCCCAAGTCTCGTACTTGGAAGGCTGCACGGCGCCGATGCGCGATGAGAATCAGCTGCACGCGGCGGTCGTTGAATTGATCGCGTTGACTGACGCCAACATCAAGTATTCCACGGTGCAGAATTGGTACCCCGGCGACGAAAATGGCGTCGGCGGCATCTACAACTTCGTCACCAAGCGCGGCGAGTGTCGCGGCGCACGCGCCAAGATTTCGTGGACCCAAGTCGAAACCGGATCGGCGATTACCTGGAAGTATCCGAGTTGCGTGCTGCGCGGCGACGATTCAGTCGGCGAGTTCTATTCCGTCGCGTTGACGCATCATCGGCAGCAGGCCGATACCGGTACGAAGATGATCCACCTGGGCAAGAACACGAAGTCCAAGATCATCAGTAAAGGCATCAGTGCCGGTCACGGTCAGAACACGTATCGCGGCCTCGTCAAGGTCGAAAAGTCGGCCGCCGGGGCGCGCAACTACACCCAATGTGATTCACTGCTGATCGGCAAGCGCTGCGGTGCGCACACGTTTCCGTATGTGGAAGTACGCAATCCCAGTGCCATTGTGGAACACGAAGCCACGACCTCCAAGATCAGCGACGACCAGCTGTTTTACTGCCGCGCCCGCGGCATCAGCGAAGAAGACGCGGTATCGCTGATCGTTGACGGCTTCTGCAAACAGGTCTTCCGCGAGCTGCCGATGGAGTTTGCCGTCGAAGCGAAAAAACTGCTCGAAGTGTCGTTGGAAGGAGCCGTCGGATGA
- a CDS encoding SUF system Fe-S cluster assembly regulator: MLRVSKLTDYATVVMVAMAESPTELHAASQLAERTRLELPTVSKLLKQLAAAGLIESRRGVNGGYRLLRNATEISVLEIFEAMEGKLAMTDCVEHHGACNRETHCQVQSHWRRISAVIARAMADMSLADLKQTPPPPPPRGKPVPIKIALA; encoded by the coding sequence ATGCTGCGTGTTTCCAAACTGACTGATTATGCGACAGTGGTCATGGTCGCCATGGCAGAGTCGCCCACCGAGCTGCATGCGGCATCGCAGCTGGCCGAGCGCACGCGCTTGGAGCTCCCAACCGTCAGCAAGTTGCTCAAGCAGTTGGCGGCAGCAGGCCTCATCGAATCGCGACGCGGCGTCAACGGCGGCTATCGTTTGCTGCGCAACGCCACCGAGATCAGCGTACTGGAAATTTTCGAAGCCATGGAAGGCAAACTCGCAATGACCGACTGTGTCGAGCACCACGGCGCCTGCAACCGCGAGACCCATTGCCAGGTGCAATCGCACTGGCGACGCATCTCTGCCGTCATTGCGCGGGCCATGGCCGACATGAGCCTCGCCGACCTCAAACAAACGCCGCCGCCACCGCCACCCCGTGGCAAGCCGGTCCCGATCAAGATTGCATTGGCCTGA
- a CDS encoding Hpt domain-containing protein produces the protein MIAWLKSLFTPRRAAQNTQQQDAVEAGLDPDIREVFLEELNETLASLQATLPKWKDNRRDPAALKQLRRDFHTIKGSAKMVNAGPIGLYCRDLEQLVILFTDHPARMSPEAMYLLERSVPVLAQFVESIRSNTKAPTEAGTLAQKVRKIVGN, from the coding sequence TTGATTGCCTGGCTGAAATCCCTGTTCACACCCCGGCGCGCTGCCCAGAATACGCAGCAGCAGGACGCCGTGGAGGCCGGGCTCGACCCAGACATCCGGGAGGTATTCCTGGAGGAGCTGAACGAAACCCTGGCATCCTTGCAGGCGACGCTCCCGAAGTGGAAGGACAACCGTCGTGATCCAGCGGCATTGAAGCAATTACGCCGCGACTTCCACACGATCAAAGGCTCCGCCAAGATGGTCAATGCCGGGCCAATCGGGTTGTATTGCCGGGACCTGGAGCAACTGGTCATCCTGTTCACGGATCATCCCGCCCGAATGAGCCCCGAGGCCATGTACCTGCTGGAGCGCTCGGTGCCGGTGTTGGCCCAATTCGTCGAATCCATCCGCAGCAACACGAAAGCACCGACCGAAGCGGGCACACTCGCGCAGAAAGTCCGCAAGATCGTCGGTAACTGA
- a CDS encoding exonuclease, whose translation MPKPELYVSTDIETDGPIPGPHSMLSLGSAAYTADKQLIATFTVNLQTLSGASAHPKTAAWWKTQKAAWAACRKDPEAPETAIPRYVTWLKSLPGKPVFVAYPAGFDFTFVYWYLIRFAGESPFSFSALDMKSYAMAALGLDFRDVIKHRLPKDWFDPLPHKHIALDDAIEQGALFCNMLRAQKQRLGRV comes from the coding sequence ATGCCAAAACCAGAACTCTACGTCAGCACCGACATCGAAACCGACGGCCCAATCCCAGGCCCCCACAGCATGCTGAGCCTCGGGTCGGCTGCCTACACGGCCGACAAGCAGCTCATTGCGACCTTCACCGTCAATCTCCAAACGTTGTCGGGGGCGAGTGCACACCCCAAAACCGCCGCCTGGTGGAAAACCCAGAAAGCCGCCTGGGCCGCTTGTCGAAAAGACCCTGAAGCCCCCGAAACCGCGATCCCGCGCTACGTTACTTGGCTGAAGTCTTTGCCCGGAAAGCCGGTGTTTGTCGCCTATCCAGCCGGCTTCGACTTCACGTTCGTCTACTGGTATTTGATCCGCTTTGCTGGCGAGAGCCCCTTCAGCTTTTCCGCTCTGGACATGAAGTCCTACGCGATGGCGGCCTTGGGTCTGGACTTTCGCGACGTCATCAAACACCGCTTGCCAAAAGACTGGTTCGATCCGCTGCCGCACAAACACATTGCGTTGGATGACGCGATTGAACAAGGGGCCCTGTTCTGCAACATGCTGCGTGCCCAGAAGCAGCGACTAGGGCGGGTCTGA
- the yidD gene encoding membrane protein insertion efficiency factor YidD, with protein MRALALLSIRLYQRYLSPLKGFRCAYCTATGRPTCSNYGYRAIKRHGILVGIALLKRRLARCGDAAERLTAATRRPPLLQRGDCDPGCAGGCDAVPDFDCDLPARTANCHRLNQCESFLGCSPGCDWPSRSERKRRNRQ; from the coding sequence ATGCGCGCGCTCGCTCTGCTGTCCATCCGCCTCTATCAACGCTATCTGTCGCCGCTGAAAGGCTTTCGATGTGCGTATTGCACCGCAACCGGACGGCCAACCTGTTCGAATTACGGCTATCGCGCGATCAAGCGCCACGGCATTTTGGTCGGAATCGCCTTACTGAAGCGACGCCTCGCGCGCTGCGGTGATGCCGCCGAGCGGCTCACCGCTGCGACCCGGCGGCCCCCTTTGCTCCAACGCGGTGATTGCGACCCCGGCTGCGCGGGCGGCTGTGACGCCGTCCCCGACTTTGACTGCGATCTGCCAGCAAGAACGGCCAATTGCCACCGACTCAACCAATGCGAGTCATTCCTCGGCTGCAGCCCGGGCTGCGATTGGCCATCGCGATCTGAGCGAAAGCGCCGAAATCGCCAATGA
- a CDS encoding LysR substrate-binding domain-containing protein, producing MTLNQLRFLIAIADANLNITLAAGRVHATQPGLSKQLKQLEDELGFQLFTRKGKSLSAITPAGGEVIARARVVIDEVRNIKALAANLRQATQGSLKLGTTHTQARFVLPPVLAKVRSKFPDLALRLVPGSTGELTEQLKNNQLDLIVTSTSGSKPEHVIALPAYRWDRVIVVPRHHPLARLRHAVKLVDLAPYPLLTYEPVNKGNSSIANAFAHVGLKPNFALTALDADVLKANVKAGLGVGILAPMALESADLEQLVVIDAKHLFPTCITWIELNPGRVIPQYVRELISSFAPHVTKSHLDDILRGDSVHFDYGSLPNWPLPEPFSRLRAA from the coding sequence ATGACGCTGAACCAGTTGCGCTTTCTGATCGCGATCGCTGATGCGAATCTGAACATCACTCTGGCCGCAGGTCGCGTACACGCGACGCAGCCAGGCCTCTCCAAACAGCTGAAGCAGCTCGAGGACGAACTCGGCTTCCAGTTGTTCACCCGCAAGGGTAAATCCCTCTCTGCGATCACCCCGGCCGGCGGCGAAGTCATCGCCCGCGCTCGTGTCGTGATCGATGAAGTCCGCAATATCAAGGCGCTCGCCGCCAACCTCCGTCAAGCCACTCAAGGCTCGCTCAAGCTCGGTACCACCCACACCCAGGCTCGCTTCGTGCTGCCACCGGTGCTGGCCAAGGTCCGCAGCAAATTCCCGGATCTGGCACTTCGCCTTGTCCCGGGTTCCACGGGCGAACTGACGGAGCAACTCAAGAACAATCAGCTCGACCTCATTGTCACCAGCACCTCCGGGTCCAAACCTGAGCATGTCATTGCGCTGCCCGCTTATCGCTGGGACCGCGTCATCGTCGTGCCCCGGCACCATCCGCTGGCCCGGCTGCGTCATGCGGTGAAACTGGTCGATCTGGCCCCCTACCCGTTGCTGACCTACGAACCGGTCAACAAGGGCAACTCCTCGATTGCGAACGCGTTTGCGCACGTGGGACTGAAGCCTAACTTCGCGCTGACGGCACTCGATGCCGACGTGCTGAAAGCCAACGTCAAGGCTGGCCTCGGTGTCGGGATTCTGGCGCCGATGGCGCTCGAATCGGCCGATCTCGAGCAACTCGTCGTCATCGACGCCAAGCATCTGTTTCCAACGTGCATCACCTGGATCGAACTCAACCCAGGTCGCGTCATCCCGCAATACGTGCGGGAGTTGATCAGCTCGTTTGCCCCGCATGTCACCAAGTCGCATTTGGACGACATTTTACGCGGCGACAGTGTGCACTTTGACTACGGGAGCCTGCCGAACTGGCCTTTGCCGGAGCCCTTCAGCCGCCTGCGCGCAGCATAA
- the cysG gene encoding siroheme synthase CysG — translation MLAPQEQPYFPLFADLRQVSVLVVGGGVVAGRKIDALLAADAKVTVGAPELSDHLQALQLAGRIRWIRGTYEANWVRHRGLVIGATNDPLVNQAVATDARAHGILVNVVDEPEISNVILPAVVRRGPLTVAIGTQGFAPSLSRRLREELEKFLSPTLAGLFDLAARYRARIKSAVPLGKERRDFYDWLLDGPVHASLRAERAQEAETLLQQALNEPSVQTRQTGEVLLVGAGPGDPDLLTVRALRALQRADVILHDRLVGPAILALARRDAELVSVGKEGGGPSTSQESIQAQLVALALAGKRVVRLKGGDPFVFGRGGEEAEYLSAHGVRFEIVPGISAALGCAAYAGVPLTHREHAQALEFVTAHGAEDAQSLDWQALAATNKTAVFFMAVNKSADLKRNLIGAGRASSTPVAIVENGTLPEQRVIRATLGQLADAVRQYRVQSPALVIVGDVVNVSERISWFGAAPIQMAPPLARSVESIDAAQPSYSY, via the coding sequence ATGCTCGCGCCCCAGGAACAACCGTATTTCCCACTGTTTGCAGATTTGCGCCAAGTTTCGGTGCTGGTGGTGGGCGGTGGTGTGGTCGCCGGGCGCAAGATCGATGCGTTGCTTGCCGCCGACGCCAAGGTCACGGTTGGCGCGCCGGAACTCAGCGATCACCTGCAGGCCCTGCAATTGGCGGGCCGCATTCGCTGGATTCGTGGCACGTACGAGGCGAACTGGGTGCGTCATCGCGGACTGGTGATCGGTGCGACGAATGATCCTCTGGTGAACCAGGCCGTTGCGACTGATGCGCGCGCACATGGGATTCTGGTCAACGTCGTCGACGAGCCGGAGATTTCGAACGTCATTTTGCCGGCAGTCGTGCGCCGTGGCCCGCTGACGGTCGCGATTGGCACGCAAGGGTTCGCGCCGTCGCTGTCGCGACGTCTGCGGGAGGAGCTGGAAAAGTTTCTGTCGCCGACCCTCGCGGGCTTGTTTGATCTGGCGGCTCGTTATCGCGCGCGGATCAAATCAGCGGTCCCGCTCGGCAAGGAGCGTCGTGACTTCTACGACTGGTTGCTGGATGGCCCGGTGCATGCGTCGTTGCGCGCCGAGCGCGCCCAGGAGGCGGAAACGCTGCTGCAGCAGGCGCTGAATGAGCCAAGTGTGCAGACCCGGCAGACGGGCGAAGTGCTGCTGGTTGGCGCCGGCCCCGGTGACCCAGACTTGTTGACGGTTCGGGCGTTGCGCGCGCTGCAGCGTGCCGATGTGATTTTGCACGATCGCTTGGTGGGACCCGCGATCCTCGCGCTTGCGCGTCGCGACGCGGAGCTCGTCAGCGTTGGGAAAGAAGGTGGCGGCCCGAGCACATCGCAGGAGTCGATCCAGGCGCAGCTGGTCGCTCTCGCATTGGCCGGCAAGCGCGTCGTACGCCTGAAGGGCGGCGATCCGTTTGTGTTTGGTCGCGGCGGCGAAGAGGCCGAGTATCTGTCCGCTCATGGGGTTCGCTTCGAAATCGTGCCGGGTATTAGCGCGGCGCTCGGTTGCGCTGCTTATGCTGGCGTGCCGCTGACGCATCGTGAGCATGCGCAGGCGCTGGAGTTTGTGACCGCGCACGGCGCCGAGGACGCGCAAAGCCTCGACTGGCAGGCACTGGCAGCCACGAACAAGACGGCCGTGTTTTTCATGGCCGTCAACAAATCCGCCGACTTGAAGCGGAATCTGATTGGCGCCGGCCGGGCATCTTCGACGCCCGTTGCCATCGTCGAGAACGGCACGCTCCCAGAACAACGCGTCATTCGCGCCACACTCGGTCAGTTGGCTGACGCCGTCCGCCAGTATCGCGTGCAGTCGCCGGCGCTGGTGATTGTTGGCGATGTGGTGAACGTGTCTGAGCGCATCAGCTGGTTCGGCGCGGCGCCGATTCAGATGGCGCCGCCGCTGGCAAGAAGTGTGGAATCCATAGACGCCGCGCAGCCAAGTTACAGCTACTGA